A genomic region of Sarcophilus harrisii chromosome 6, mSarHar1.11, whole genome shotgun sequence contains the following coding sequences:
- the LOC116420010 gene encoding zinc finger protein OZF-like: MKETPAELSHSVVASPKQWLMGDGSCDFTWRKICATHERIQLRERHCECTECRKGFIKKENLIVQSKIHTPGEKPYECNQGGKSFTNRAFLSLHQRVHTGEEPCEFNYCGKSFRSKGGLTDHQRIHTGDKPCECNQCGKRFRQKGDLIRHQRIHTGEKPYECNQCGKDFTENRALIRHQRIHTGERPYECNQCGKGFRSKEGLIGHQRIHTGEKPCECNQCGKRFRQKGDLIRHQRIHTGEKPYECNQCGNSFRSKGHLTRHQIMHTGEKPYECNQCGKGFRKKESLILHQRIHTGEKPYECNQCGKAFRSKKGLIDHQRIHTGEKPFECNQCGKGFRSKAGLIGHQLMHTGEKPYECNQCGKGFIKKGALILHQRIHTGEKPYECNQCGKAFRRKESLVVHQRTHTGEKPYECNQCGKAFRSKGGLIVHQRTHTREKP; encoded by the coding sequence ATGAAAGAAACTCCTGCAGAGCTAAGCCATTCTGTGGTAGCAAGTCCCAAGCAGTGGCTCATGGGTGATGGATCCTGTGACTTTACTTGGAGAAAAATCTGTGCAACACATGAGAGAATCCAGCTTAGAGAGAGACATTGTGAATGTACCGAATGTAGAAAaggttttataaaaaaggaaaatcttattGTACAATCGAAAATCCACACTCcaggagagaagccttatgaatgtaaccagggTGGAAAGTCTTTTACAAATAGAGCATTTCTTAGTTTACATCAGAGAGTCCACACTGGAGAGGAGCCTTGTGAATTTAACTACTGTGGAAAGTCTTTTAGAAGCAAAGGAGGTCTCACTgatcatcagagaatccacacaggagaCAAACCTtgtgaatgtaaccaatgtggaaaaaGATTTAGACAAAAAGGAGATCTTAttagacatcagagaatccatactggagagaaaccttatgaatgtaaccagtgtggaaaggatTTTACAGAAAACAGAGCTCTTATTAGacatcaaagaatccacactggagagagaccttatgaatgtaaccagtgtggaaagggttttagaAGCAAAGAAGGTCTCATTggccatcagagaatccacacaggagagaaaccttgtgaatgtaaccagtgtggaaaaagATTTAGACAAAAGGGTGATCTTATTaggcatcagagaatccatactggagagaaaccttatgaatgtaaccaatgtggaaattcATTTAGAAGCAAGGGACATCTTACTAGACATCAGATAatgcacactggagagaaaccttatgaatgtaaccagtgtggaaaaggttttagaaaaaaggaatctcttattttacatcagagaatccacactggagagaaaccttatgaatgtaaccagtgtggaaaggcttttagaagtAAAAAAGGTCTCATTgatcatcagagaatccacacaggagagaaaccttttgaatgtaatcaatgtggaaagggttTTAGAAGCAAGGCAGGTCTTATTGGACATCAGCTGatgcacactggagagaagccttatgaatgtaaccagtgtggaaaaggTTTTATAAAAAAGGGAGCTCTTAttttacatcagagaatccacactggagagaaaccttatgaatgtaaccaatgtggaaaggcttttagaaggaaggaaagtcttgttgtacatcagagaacccacactggagagaaaccttatgaatgtaaccaatgtggaaaggcttttagaagcAAGGGAGGtcttattgtacatcagagaacCCACACTAGAGAGAAGCCTTag
- the LOC100923191 gene encoding zinc finger protein 8 isoform X2, translated as MGPGSLGPPREVVTFKDVAVDFTQEEWGLLDPSQKELFKEVMVENVQNLLSLGLPLPREEAISYFEQREALWMLDQEGLRSCSAGEIRVK; from the exons ATGGGCCCTGGGAGCCTCGGACCTCCTCGG GAGGTTGTGACATTCAAGGACGTGGCTGTGGACTTCACTCAGGAGGAGTGGGGACTCTTGGACCCATCTCAGAAGGAGCTGTTCAAGGAGGTCATGGTGGAGAACGTCCAGAACCTGCTCTCCTTGG GGCTTCCACTTCCCAGAGAAGAGGCAATCTCTTATTTTGAGCAAAGGGAAGCACTGTGGATGCTGGACCAAGAAGGCCTGAGGAGCTGCTCTGCAG gAGAAATCAGAGTGAAATGA
- the LOC100923191 gene encoding zinc finger protein 420 isoform X1 — MGPGSLGPPREVVTFKDVAVDFTQEEWGLLDPSQKELFKEVMVENVQNLLSLGLPLPREEAISYFEQREALWMLDQEGLRSCSAGRRNQSEMKETPAKLSHSMVETPKQWLMGDGSCDFIWSKSCATHEGIQLKEKHCECTKGGKGFRKKENLIVQSRIHTGEKPCECNHCGKVFRSKKGLTDHQRIHTGEKTYEYNQCGKAFRRKGNLTVHQQTHTGEKPYECNQCGKAFRSKGNLIVHHQTHTGEKPYECNQCGKAFRDKRTLIVHERIHTGEKPYECNQCGKTFRDKKVVTRHQKIHTGEKPYECNHCEKAFRSKGHLTRHQIMHTGEKPCECNQCGKAFRDKSALTIHERIHTGEKPYKCNQCGKAFRKKRALTVHERIHTGEKPYQCNQCGKAFRDKSTLTVHERIHTGEKPYEYNQCGKAFRKKGNLTVHQQTHTREKPYECNQCGKAFRSKGNLIVHQQTHTGEKPYECNQCEKAFRDKKTLIVHQRIHTGEKPYECNHCGKAFRDKRYLIVHERIHTGEKPYECNHCEKAFRRKGHLTKHQIMHTGEKPYQCKQCGKAFIDKTALTVHERIHTGEKSYEHNQCGKAFRKKGNLIIHQQTHTGEKPYECNQCGKAFRSKGNLIVHQQTHTGEKPYECNQCEKVFRDKRTLIVHERIHTGEKPYECNLCGKAFRDKRVVARHQRIHTGEKPYECNQCEKAFRSKGDLTRHQIMHTIEKPYECNQCGKGFSSKGNLTAHQSTHTGEKPYECNQCGKGFRKKESLILHQRIHTGEKPYECNQCGKAFTQKGTLTAHQSTHTGEKPYECNQCGRGFRRKANLIVHQQTHTEEKPYECNQ, encoded by the exons ATGGGCCCTGGGAGCCTCGGACCTCCTCGG GAGGTTGTGACATTCAAGGACGTGGCTGTGGACTTCACTCAGGAGGAGTGGGGACTCTTGGACCCATCTCAGAAGGAGCTGTTCAAGGAGGTCATGGTGGAGAACGTCCAGAACCTGCTCTCCTTGG GGCTTCCACTTCCCAGAGAAGAGGCAATCTCTTATTTTGAGCAAAGGGAAGCACTGTGGATGCTGGACCAAGAAGGCCTGAGGAGCTGCTCTGCAG gaaggAGAAATCAGAGTGAAATGAAAGAAACTCCTGCAAAGCTAAGCCATTCTATGGTAGAAACTCCCAAGCAGTGGTTGATGGGTGATGGATCCTGTGACTTTATTTGGAGTAAAAGCTGTGCAACACATGAGGGAATCCAGCTTAAAGAGAAACATTGTGAATGTACCAAAGGTGGAAAAggttttagaaaaaaggaaaatcttattGTACAAtcgagaatccacactggagagaagccttgtGAATGTAACCACTGTGGAAAGGTTTTTAGAAGTAAAAAAGGTCTCACTgatcatcagagaatccacactggagaaaaaacTTATGAAtataaccaatgtggaaaggcttttagaaggAAGGGAAATCTTACTGTCCATCAGCAAAcacatactggagagaagccttatgaatgtaaccagtgtggaaaggcttttagaagcAAGGGAAATCTTATTGTTCATCACCAAAcacacactggagagaaaccttatgagtgtaaccaatgtggaaaggcctttagAGACAAGAGGACTCTTATTGTACatgagagaatccacactggagagaagccttatgaatgtaaccaatgtggaaagacttttagagaCAAGAAAGTTGTTACTagacatcagaaaatccacactggagagaagccttatgaatgtaaccactGTGAAAAGGCTTTTAGAAGCAAGGGACATCTTACTAGACATCAGATAatgcacactggagagaagccttgtgaatgtaaccaatgtggaaaggcttttagagacAAGAGCGCTCTTACTATACatgagagaatccacactggagagaaaccttataaatgtaaccaatgtggaaaggcttttagaaaaaAGAGAGCTCTTACTGTACatgagagaatccacactggagagaagccttatcaatgtaaccaatgtggaaaggcttttagagacAAGAGCACTCTTACTGTACatgagagaatccacactggagagaaaccttatgaatataaccaatgtggaaaggcttttagaaaaaagggaaatcttACTGTTCATCAGCAAACACACACcagagagaagccttatgaatgtaaccagtgtggaaaggcttttagaagcAAGGGAAATCTTATTGTTCATCAGCAAAcacacactggagagaaaccttatgagtgtAACCAATGTGAAAAGGCCTTTAGAGACAAGAAGACtcttattgtacatcagagaatccacactggagaaaagccttatgaatgtaaccattgtggaaaggcttttagagacAAGAGGTATCTTATTGTACatgagagaatccacactggagaaaagccttatgaatgtaaccactGTGAAAAGGCTTTTAGAAGAAAGGGACATCTTACTAAACATCAAATAAtgcatactggagagaagccttatcaATGTAaacaatgtggaaaggcttttatagACAAGACAGCTCTTACTGTACatgagagaatccacactggTGAAAAATCTTATGAGcataaccaatgtggaaaggcttttagaaaaaagggaaatcttATTATTCATCAGCAAACACACAccggagagaagccttatgaatgtaaccagtgtggaaaggcttttagaagcAAGGGAAATCTTATTGTTCATCAGCAAAcacacactggagagaaaccttatgagtgtAACCAATGTGAAAAGGTCTTTAGAGACAAGAGAACCCTTATTGTACatgagagaatccacactggagagaagccttatgaatgtaacctatgtggaaaggcttttagagacAAGAGAGTTGTTGctagacatcagagaatccacactggagagaaaccttatgaatgtaaccagtgtgaaAAGGCTTTTAGAAGCAAGGGAGATCTTACTAGACATCAGATAATGCATACGatagagaagccttatgaatgtaaccagtgtggaaaaggTTTTAGTAGCAAGGGAAATCTTACTGCACATCAGAGcacccacactggagagaagccttatgaatgtaaccaatgtggaaaaggttttagaaaaaaggaatctcttattttacatcagagaatccacactggagagaaaccttatgaatgtaaccagtgtggaaaggcttttacacaaAAGGGAACTCTTACTGCACATCAGAGcacccacactggagagaaaccttatgaatgtaaccagtgtggaagaGGTTTTAGAAGAAAGGCAAATCTTATTGTTCATCAGCAAACACACACtgaagagaaaccttatgaatgtaaccaatga